The Ciconia boyciana chromosome 2, ASM3463844v1, whole genome shotgun sequence genome has a segment encoding these proteins:
- the INSIG1 gene encoding insulin-induced gene 1 protein, translating into MPRLENCAWSCSCTARGRHKPQLGDTAAGLAAKVGEMLSSSVSSPSLTLVGHGARSPSTSSAGSTSSSSSTLNLSQHLVQRSVVLFVVGAFMALVLNLLQIQRNVTLFPDEVISTLFFSAWWVPPCCGTAAAVVGLLYPCIDSHLGEPHKFKREWASVMRCIAVFVGINHASAKLDFANNIQLSLTLAALSLGLWWTFDRSRSGLGLGITIAFVATLITQFLVYNGVYQYTSPDFLYIRSWLPCIFFSGGVTVGNIGRQLAMGIPEKPHND; encoded by the exons ATGCCCAGGTTGGAGAACTGCGCCTGGAGCTGTTCCTGCACTGCCAGGGGAAGGCACAAACCCCAGCTGGGGGACACGGCTGCCGGGCTGGCCGCCAAGGTGGGGGAAATGCTGAGCTCCTCCGTCTCCAGCCCCTCGCTGACGTTGGTGGGTCACGGAGCAcgcagccccagcacctccagtgccggcagcaccagcagcagcagcagcaccttgAACTTGAGTCAGCACCTGGTGCAGCGGAGCGTGGTCCTCTTCGTCGTCGGTGCTTTCATGGCCCTGGTGCTGAACTTGCTGCAGATCCAGAGAAATGTGACTCTGTTCCCTGACGAAGTCATTTCCACTCTCTTCTTCTCCGCCTGGTGGGTGCCCCCGTGCTGCGGGACAGCAGCAG CTGTCGTTGGCCTGCTGTATCCCTGCATTGACAGCCACCTTGGGGAACCACACAAATTCAAGAGAGAGTGGGCCAGCGTAATGCGATGTATAGCAGTTTTTGTTGGCATTAATCATGCAAGTGCT AAACTAGATTTTGCAAACAACATCCAGCTGTCCCTGACTCTAGCAGCCTTATCACTGGGTCTTTGGTGGACATTTGATCGTTCAAGAAGTGGTCTCGGACTTGGAATTACAATAGCCTTTGTAGCAACTCTGATAACCCAGTTTCTTGTATATAATGGTGTTTATCA GTATACATCCCCAGATTTTCTTTACATCCGTTCTTGGCTTCCATGTATATTTTTCTCAGGAGGTGTGACTGTAGGAAACATAGGACGCCAACTGGCTATG GGTATTCCAGAGAAACCACACAATGACTAA